In Apium graveolens cultivar Ventura chromosome 10, ASM990537v1, whole genome shotgun sequence, the following are encoded in one genomic region:
- the LOC141691905 gene encoding uncharacterized protein LOC141691905, translated as MLQRNLVGDEDLNEAFPVEYLNSLNVAGMPPHDLKLKVRAVIMLMRNLNQTLGLSNDTRMIVTKCLRFCVECEVICGTFVGSKHFIPRMELSPSDTKMPFKLVRKQMTLQICYAMTINKSKGHSLKTVGLYLPKSVFTHGRYYISISRVTSPTGLTISVDDESSAATNLTQNVVYK; from the coding sequence ATGTTGCAGAGGAATTTGGTGGGAGATGAGGATCTGAATGAAGCCTTCCCAGTAGAGTATTTGAACTCCTTAAATGTTGCTGGGATGCCACCTCATGATCTGAAACTTAAGGTTAGGGCTGTTATTATGCTAATGCGTAATTTGAACCAAACCCTAGGTTTGTCTAATGATACAAGGATGATTGTGACCAAATGCCTGAGATTCTGTGTGGAGTGTGAGGTCATCTGTGGTACCTTTGTTGGTTCGAAGCATTTCATTCCACGTATGGAGCTTTCTCCCTCGGATACAAAAATGCCATTTAAATTGGTACGGAAGCAAATGACTCTACAAATATGTTATGCCATGACCATCAATAAATCTAAAGGTCACTCCCTTAAGACAGTTGGGCTATACTTACCTAAGTCAGTTTTCACTCATGGACGGTACTATATTTCTATTAGTCGAGTAACATCACCCACTGGCCTCACTATATCTGTTGATGATGAGTCTAGTGCAGCTACAAATTTAACCCAAAACGTTGTGTACAAATAA